The DNA window ATAGACATCGGTCGAATATAATCATTAAACGTACGATGATTCTCTTCTATCCAAAAAGATAATAAACAATGATTCAGATCCGCCATATATATTGTCTCAATCTAAACATCCTAACAActaccgagagatttagacatcACCACTGAATTATAGTCCTACTCCAAATAAGactatgaatatatattttttttgtaaggcagcgagatattattttttaacatgtgTGAAGAGCAGAAATTtgagtaaataaaaaatgagcGGGTGTGAATATAGTCCAAAAGTCTAATGACAGAAGATTAATTAATCATGTAtacttgaatatatatatttttctgtaaccaatttttattattctattaGAACTCTACCTAGAAAGACTAGCTAGATATATAGGTTACTATGAAATTTTAATACACAAGTTGACtgtataataacatttaaatttagtATAGTGCACATGATGCATGGAAACAGACGACCGACCACAAGGAATAACTATTTAAACTCAAACCAAAAGTAATTaacttacatatatatatttttttaaaaggctAAAACATTTCATTTTAATAGTGACagtaaagaaaacaaaaacccatacaaattaacatatataaaacATGTTACTGATGTAGTGATGTAATTAGAAGATtaaatatgtgtatatatatataatacatatttaaaattaactactTAAAGCATTATTTGGgaagagttatttgaataactcattgagttattaaaataatttatcatcctagctataatattgtatatctctttatcaattaattaaatcaattaaaatattattatatatttttgtattaatttaaacatttgaTAACTTTGtagtaatttaaataattgatccaaataaattatttaaatagccCAAATCCAAATTAAAAAGGCCTCTAAGTAGGTGTGACGTTCATTCAGGGTGAATTACCTTGTACATAGTATATATGGAATTACATTAATATTGAAATTGTACTTACGATCATGTACATATGTTTTTTTAggaataatgaattaaattgcAAGAGTGggatttttgtaataaatattaataatatcttaattaattaagagatgTAGAGGTGAATTTTATATATAGTGTTTGGCATTGGCACCTAGCCAGCCACTTGTACGTACGTACgtagttaaataattattaatgccaatattttgttttatttttttgttaaacttaaaattatgtctatatatatatgacatttatGATCTATAAGAATTGTCTCTCGTCtcgatcatcatcatcagtcataattaattaattaagaaatataatggATAAAGTTGTGTGCAAAATATTAGAGCCAGCAGCAGCAGGTTACTCCTCCTCCTCctattgtaattataattacCTGGAGCTCCCTGCTGCAGATTGTTCTAATTATTCCGGCGCCAATAAcaggttgatgatttgattatttatttatttataatatattaattaattaggatgaaatgatgtatgtatgaatatgaatatatgATAGATGGTGGTCAAAGGAGACGGTGGCGGTGGTGACGGGAGCGAACAAAGGAATAGGTTTTGCGTTGGTGAAGAGGTTGGCGGAGTTGGGATTGAGGGTTGTTTTAACGGCTAGGGACGAGAAGAAAGGAGCGGCGGCGTTGGATTCGCTGAAGAGGGTTGGGGTCGGAGGAGATAACGTTGAACTCTTTGTGCTGGACGTTTCAAAGCCCGATTCAATAGCAACATTTGCTTCTTGGCTCCAAAACACACACGGAGGAGTTGTTGATATACTTGTAAACAACGCAGCAATCACTAGCTATGATTCATCATCAATATCAGCAGCAGAGAGTGTTATTCGGACTAATTTCTATGGACCAAAGCTTGTCATCGAGGCACTCCTCCCCATGCTCATCAGGCGCCGAAGCATCTCTAGTAGtagtcctcctcctcctccggcTAGGATACTGAATATCAGCTCCAGGCTGGGCTCTCTCGACAAGCTCAGAGATTTAGACCTCAGGGCGTCCATGGAAGACCTGGAACACCTCTCCGAGGACAAAATAGTCGGCATGTTGGATATGTTTCTATCTGATTATAAACAACAAGACAAACAACAAGGTGGTTGGCCTGAGGTGTGGACGGACTATTCCGTCTCAAAGCTAGCCTTGAACGCTTACTCCAAGCTCCTCGCCAGGCGCTACAAACACCAGGGCATCACCGTCAATTGCTTCTGCCCCGGTTTTACTCAAACTTCCATGACCCAGGGAAAAGGGACCCACACCCCCGACCATGCAGCCTCCATTGCCGCCACCTTCGCTCTCCTTCCTCCTCATTTATTATTGCCTACCGGCATCTTTTTTCTAGCCCCCCGCCCCCGGCCCCCGAACTTCATTTCCAACttataattacattaattattatatatcaatcatgtttccttcttctttctcttctgtCTTCTTATCCACAAGTTAGTTAAGAACAATATGACAAATTGTGGATATGAGAAATAGTTTGTAACCTCTTAACAAATGTTGTCAtctcattttcattttatgttgtttcgtactaattataattaatgtttttttttgggttacttccaatttttaattataaatgaactgattttattgtaaaaaaaaaaaaaaattaataataataaaataattaaatagatagatatatagatagacCCAGggaaattggatgaaatggccCACTAAATTGCTTAAATACAAAAGTGGACCCTGCTTGATAATGTTTGTAAAATGGAAAGTCaagaaatgtcattcacgcGTTTATGAACTCACGTGATATttctcgtctttcatcgtatatataaatttttttgtcataatttaaaataaaaccccATTCACGAATATCTATCTACCCTCTCCCACTTCGACTTTCAAAATTCGTCTTTACAACTGTCGACTTTCCATTCCATCTTCGTTCAACATTATCGATCAACCTCAAAATTGGTGTTCAGAATTGGTGTTTTTTTGTCAACATATCTTGATATTTCATTAGGTGCTAAATTATGATTCAAGATCTTTTAGGATCTGATTATTACTAAAATTGAATGTAATCTATTTagatagaaaagaaaaataatcttGAAAGGGGATCGTTTAatcctaaataaatttatgttgtTATCTATGCTCACATATATGATATCTTTATCCATTCTCCCCAAGAGTGTGTTAGTGAAAATGGAGAGAAAAATGTGTAAATTTCAATGAGGATcttataattcattgttttatcatctaattaattagaataatgtTAAATGCTTTAAAGATCAAGGAGATCTAGATATTTGagattttgtttcttttaataagACTCTTCTATCAAAATTGTGTAGTAGATTTGCAACGGAACTAAATAGTCTTAGACATCGATTATCAGATGTTGTAAGTATATTCAAAATTGGTCTAGTTGGTtcactaaaatatttaattatccaGTGGGGTGTAACATTTGGATGGAAAATTATTCTATGTGGGGAAGTTTTCATGAGTAGTATAGATTCATTACGGGGATGAATCTTCGATCAATTTTGGGACGACATTGATGTAGTGTCAAAAATCTATTTACAATGTATCATGAGTTTGTTTTCATTGTTATAGGTAGAAAAATTACAGATAaagacatgtttgatcatcaGTCTAGTGGTTTCACTAAccgaattagatatataagaagattaaatattaatgagaATTCTTTTCATAATCTAGTTtattttttgtaggatgaaaaCAAGTATCCCTGTTCGAACAAGATGTTATGTGTTgcaaaatattgataatttccatgtgggacattgttataatttgtttgtgatgattctatatgatttttattaggAGAAGCTTTTGGAGTCCAAGATCTcattattttgatgaaatgTTATTCACATTAAAAATCTTTCAGATGAcatgtgaataaaaaaatgttgtattatggtaaGTCGTTGTTGTATGTGTCACGAATATGTTGAATcggcaactcacttacttttataTTGTCGATGGCTGATTAGTATCTAGAgtcttttgtgaagtattactTGAATTTACTAGGTAATGTCTGAGTTTTTGGGTAGTTACTAAGAAGTTTAGATTGATGCGGCTATATGAATGCCTACATATTTTGGTTATCATTCCAATtgttttttggtggactatctagctagaaagaaatcgtcgaactttcaatgttCATAGTAGTCTGAtgtgtatcatttataatgctattattatgacCTTTTTGATATTCTTTTCGAAAAGTCGGTGGAATCGGTATGGGAGTTAATTGTTCTTCTCAAAGATCTACGAGTTCGATGACTTATTAAGTAacgtatttttttttcatatcatACTTTGTCATTGtgattaaatgatttttattttgtaatatacaTAGACCATTTTTTCAGTGGACAATTTAGACATTTATGAGATTTGTTTAGGAAAGTCAATAGAGTCTCTcggagagttaatcgttcttctcgaaGATTTACGAGCTCGGTAGCTTATTAAgtatcattttttctttctttattttaatttttaattttttcatgtaATGCTTTGTCTTTGTGcttaaactatatttttcattttaatcgTGATTTTGTGAGGTACAAAGAAAGATGATGACAACATAAACTACAAagtctatcttaaaattattgtcaACTACTATGTTGTTTAGAATCATCTTTGCATTACATTTGTTTTAGGACCAAAACTATTTTGTTTCATTCTCCATTGTCTCCTCTAGTCCCTCAACTATTCATCATATTCGGGGAACTCTATATCGTTTCCAATAGacttaacaatttaaatttccCCTTTAGGAATGCCCAGTATGCATTAAACATTCTCTTCCTCAATTTGAACTTCCTCATCATTCTGTAGGCTGATTGTACAATTACTGTAGTCGAATGACTTGATGAAGTGTCGAGAGAGTTCGCCGAAACATTTTAAAAGGCCAAGTGTAAGAAGCTCTATGAAGCCTATGGCTTTCACGACCTTTTTTTGTCCTTTTGTCAATTGTTGAATTAGATTGAAAAGGTCATTTGACGAGGTCCTAGTCAAGAAAATGTTGTGTTCAATTTTTGGGGGGAAGGAGATAAGGGATCTGGAGATGAGGGTGAGGTGGGAGCTAGAGATGAGGAAGCGGAGGGTGCGGTGGAAGTTGGAGCGAAGGGAGTTGATGTAGTTGCACACCCTTGATCATCAGTTGTGGCAGTAATTACCAGTAATGACGAATTTATTGTCGAGGGCCGACGATGGTTCCTTTTATatactctaaaaaaataaacagaTAAATGAAGCACGATTAACAAATATCTGAAACTGAATATTCAAGTTTTATTTAACACTTTggccaaaaaaaaattaacaaagatTAACATATGAAAATTCATGTGCCAAAGAAGAAATATGATATTAACAAATAAAgtcaaagaagaaaaatgatattAGCAATGAAAGCTATCATAAAATTTCAACGAAACTGTCCCGAACATTGCCATGTTTTGGACAAAATGGTTCTATACGCGTTCATTTCGTTCCCTTCCATTTTCTGTCGCGTATGCCCTTTTTAATTGGCATACACTCCCTTTTTTCGAATTGAATTGGCCCGTACAGGTTTTAAATCGATACACTCGCAAATGTATCGATTTAATTGACTTGAGAGTtgccactttagtttactttccaaagaaactaaagaaaagaaaaatcagagattcattttacgagttcggtgtttggttacgtattaggaaagggcctacggcgctatgtcctatacgtctgtctttacagacagtctctactcctaagtaattggccAGTTGATGTTTGAAGGATTGTTACGTTTTCGTTCTGAGTTCAGAACACTTTTGCATGTATGagaaaatcttaatcatttttGCAAGGGGCTAGTCCTATTCATGAAGTGTTTGACAAGGATAAAGCATTAGAGAGAATTAAAAGGCATTGAAAGGCATTGCAAGGCATAGAGCAACATTCTCAAAGAAAAGCGAGAATCGGGATTCCCGAGAAGGATCAAATGAGGATAGATGAGGAGAATAATAATTCGATTGGAGGATtagaattttattcttttgctaAAAGGAGAGAAAAGAGTGAATTAACTCAAAGTCCTAAGTGTTTccccttttttttcttttttttttttgaaattctcgGAGTTAAGAAATACTctgaatacaacattttaaaatgagtcattttcaGAAAATAATTCCCAAAATTCCCCAAAACATCATATGAcagtcaaaaatattattagaagcTCACAGGAatcgagtttggaattttcTGAGTAAAAGAACTTCCGACATGACACTGCGAAGATAGACATTTTTCCAAACAGATCCTAAAAATTCCaggaaattttatttttgaagaaaataaaatttttgaatttttgggaaaatttgagaaaatttgaaagtgGGTTTGGATGTTCGAATCCTCATTTTAAGGTCGTTTGTGAAATATGGGAAACAAACAGGAccttagttttattttatttttggtttttttttaaagtttaaattaaaataaaagaaaaagaaattttagGGGTCcaattaaaagaagaagaagatttggaggactattttaatttcaaattaaaaattaattcgaaattaaaatagtaaatacCAATTTAAAAGTCAAAGAAGCCCAGGGGCTTCTTCCCAAATCCCAGAAAAGATGGGGGAATGAGAATATAACAAATAACCCACTGGTCTTCCCCTCGTCTCCGGCCAGACGATTTCCGGCGGCCTTCGCGCCTGAGATCGCAGATCCGTCCGCCGCGATCCCCCGTCTGTCTGTTCAGCCCATCCGCGCTCCATTTCTCTCCACTATGACTTGCCATATGGATTCGATCAAGTCTCAGCCTCAAGAAGACCAAGATCGATTATCACCTAAACTGCAGAATAAACCCGTCTGAATCCTGCTTCCAGATCACAACAGAACTCACCGCGACGATACGTCGAATCACCTGGAGCTTGTCTACGCACTGGAATCGCACCTAATCTTCTACAGCAGAAGAAACTGCACAGCCAgtaccttcttcttcttggaaaACACAGGTTTTGTGATTTCAACAGGGGCAATAGAAAGGATTCGAGAACGAAAGGATGTTCTATCCTAGTCCAGTTCTAAACTAAACCTAAACCAATCTCTATTAGATAACACTAATCAATCACGCTTAACTAGTAAACAAAACCAAAAGGCAGCAATCTGGAATCCAGTTAAACAATTTTACAAACAACCTGCAACCTGATTTTAACAGCCAGATAGAAATGAAGTTTATGAACAGAGAGAAATCCAGATTTTACACTAAATCTTAGCTAATCCTAATCAAGTCTCTATCAGCCAGAACCTAACGAATAACTAAATCAACTCAATTCACAGCACAACAgcaatgaaacaaacaaactcAAATAGAAATCGGCATCAGTGTTCATAACTGATGCCTCCAATTAAGTATTCAAGAATTACATTGTGAGAAAGTTACCTGAATCAGTAGGAAGATTACAAGAAATGAAGAAGGCGAATGAATCAAACTGTCTCTGCCTTTTTCGATGTTTTGCTCCAATGCAATGTCCTTCCTCAAATGTTGTTGAAATACTCTTTCAATCTCACGCGACAAGCGAGGCCAGGAATCACAGTACGTCCATGGTCAAATCGTTCTCCTGTTCTTCGTCGTGTAGTTGCAGCAAAATCACAGTTAGCAGACTGTGATGTTTGTACTTCTCTTTGACTGAGAAAGGAATCAGATATTTCCTCAAATGATTTGGTTCTCTCTACCTTCTTCCTCGACGGAACAGAGCCTCCAGGAATGGAATTCGTTTAAACAATCTTCAATGGAACTGCTCTTTTCTCTCTCAAGAATTGGATTGGAACCTCCCTCCAGAAAACTCAAAAAAACTGCTCTGAAAACTGCCCCTTCTTTCAATGGATCGGTCTCCTTTTAAgaactattttttctttttctttttttacttttctctTCAGCTCAAAAACGGCCCCTTTTAACTTCAAGGGTTAAATTGGAAATACGCCCTAAAATCAAGGGCAcgcttaaaaaatatatatatatttcagctTTATCCCTGTTTTTCCTATCCTTTATTGGCACCATCATTCAAATAAATCTCCCTGGCCTCGTTTTTGCTCagaaaattgtgaaaattttatGGTCAATTCTTGACATCACGAACGTGAATCTCCCTTTAGAATCAACACAAACGGACCTTCCTACCCAAAGTTACGATGTTTTAAAGTCACCCCTCcatttcaatcttttcaatcccgcggttttcactttcataACTTTAATAGCCCATAACTTTGTACACAGAGCTTTCCCCACAATGAGGTTGGTACCATTGTAAAGGCAAGACTCTTGTCTACATCCCCGTGTTCTCCTTTGCTCACGAAATGGTCCGTGTTGGTCAGGAGACTAGCCTCACAGAAACGTGCCAGTTCACGCATCACTTTCGATGCAGGCGACTTGGACTGAGCTTTATGGAGAAATGGGAGAACTATTTGGTGTCGTTGGAAAGAAATTCAAAGGGCTTTCCAACGGTAGCTCACACACTGAAGATGGATCGTGGGTTCAAAAGATATGATTTTTAGAAGTGTAGCATAGCTTCAGTTAGCTCCCAGAATTTGTATTTGTAGCATTGTCTCTCTTGTACTGATCGTGAGAGGGCCTTAAAGGTCGAACTACGGTTCGAGGACAATGCCACTGGAAAGGTAAATGTGTCATATTTCCAAACCATATTGAATCACTCAAAATCATCGACCACAGCTCAAGTTACGAATTTTAAAGTAAAAGGGTGTTTGGTTTAAACCTTTCAGGAACACCTTCCACTCATGACCAGATTTCGTCTAGATATAGGGCACCAATGGGAGATTGGGCTACACCATATGAAAGAGGACTAATTTCTCTTTTCAAAACA is part of the Impatiens glandulifera chromosome 1, dImpGla2.1, whole genome shotgun sequence genome and encodes:
- the LOC124932698 gene encoding short-chain dehydrogenase/reductase 2b-like, which codes for MDKVVCKILEPAAAGYSSSSYCNYNYLELPAADCSNYSGANNRWWSKETVAVVTGANKGIGFALVKRLAELGLRVVLTARDEKKGAAALDSLKRVGVGGDNVELFVLDVSKPDSIATFASWLQNTHGGVVDILVNNAAITSYDSSSISAAESVIRTNFYGPKLVIEALLPMLIRRRSISSSSPPPPPARILNISSRLGSLDKLRDLDLRASMEDLEHLSEDKIVGMLDMFLSDYKQQDKQQGGWPEVWTDYSVSKLALNAYSKLLARRYKHQGITVNCFCPGFTQTSMTQGKGTHTPDHAASIAATFALLPPHLLLPTGIFFLAPRPRPPNFISNL